The genomic region CCTGAATGCATTGCTGAATTCCCGGGTTTCGGGTATGGAAAATACGGACATTTGTGAAGCCATCGATTTTGGGAACGTTGAACATGTTACCATGATAGGATATTTTAAACCTGTTATCGACAGGCTGACCAATGAAGGAATTGATTTAAAGGTATTTGATCTGATTAAAAGCGAGGCTGGTGTCATTCCCGACGAAGAAAAATCACGTTACCTGAGCACATCTGAAGCCATCATTCTTACCTCGACATCTGTTTCCAATGGCACATTCCTTGAAATAATGCGCCAAATATCCGGTGATTCGCACGTCTACCTGCTGGGACCCTCATCGATCATGCATCCTTTTTTCACCGTGTACGGTCAACTCCGAATGATTTTTGGAACCGGCTTTTTCAACAGGGATGAAAGGGTGCTCCATGTTATTGAACAAGGCGGAGGCACGAGGGATTTTCAGAAGTTTGGCGTAAAAAAAGTATTGAACCTCGACACCTGAAAGCCAAAAATGCAGATTCAGTCTGCTTGCGTTCTTTGTATAGTGACTGTCCTGACTTGTGACAATTAGTGCGGTAGAAGTTTCCACCTTTTCACGAGTGGTGCTAAAAGACTTTGCATTAACTCGGTAGCGGGGGAGGTAAACTTGAACGCAGTGGCCTGTTCGTATAAGGAATAAAACCTTTATGGTTATCTGATTTTATTCTTTGCATTTCATTTTTTCAGCAACAATTTCAGCAGCTTTAATCAATGGATAGGCAGCGGGAGATGCTGTCAAGCACGGATGTGTTCCAATTTGAGAAGTCAATAAAGTATTGACGGACATTCGGTTTTCTATGGCCAGCCCGATCACGTTGGTTAATTCACCTGCGCTTAGACCCCCGATCACTTCTCCTCCGACAATCACACCTGAATATTTCGCAACAATAAGTTTAACAAGTTGTTTGTGCATATCGGGTAAATTACCGGGATGACGATCGATGCCTTCAAATAATCCGGTAACAACAGAAATATGCTCTTCTTTTGCATGTCTTTCAGTAATTCCGGCTGTTCCAAATCCCCAATCGCCAATAGCCGTTGAATAAATACTGATCGTTCCACTGAACGTTTTCACAATGTTAATTCCAAATAAATTCATACCCGCAACCCGGGCTTCGGCGCAGGCTGTTGAAGCTAACATTGTTGGAACTCTTTTTCGCGTTACAAAATCCCGCTTTTGGGCACAATCGCCAATGGCAAAAATATCCTTTTCATGTGTTCTCATATATTCATCCACCGCAATGAAACCACTTTCATCAACGTTAATTCCGGATTGTTTTGCAAGTTCTGTATTTGGTTGATAACCAACAGATAAGATGACTGCATCCGCTTCAAGAATCTCCCCGTTTTCTAATTTAACTTTCTCAACTTTTGAGTTGCCGACGATTTCACTGATACCATTGCCTGTGATGATTTTAATTCCGCGATTTTCAAGAATTTCACGAACTTTTACAGCAACTTCTTCATCGAAAGCAGCTGCCAGAATTGTATTTTCCTTTTCTACTAATATGACCTGATGACCGCTTTTATTTAATTCGTCGGAAAATTCAACCCCAATGAATCCGGCTCCAATGACAACGACTTTTTTCAAGCTGGCCATTTTTTCCTTCATCCGGTCAAGATAGGTCTTGTCTTTGGGAATAACAAAGAAATTTTCAAGGCTTGTGCCTTTTAACCACCTTGGAATGAGAGGCAGTGATCCCGTGGCAATGACCAGCTTATCATAACGGATCTCTTCACCACTTGAAATCTTAGCAGTTTTTGAATTTTTATCCAAACTGACCACCTCATCAACAATCGATTCAATTCCGGATTTTGCAAGCATGTTATCTACTGGCATAATATTCAATTGACTGCTGTCCAGCGTGCCAAAAATATAAGGAATCCCACACGGTACCATGACATCTTTTTGTTTTTTCACCAGAATAAAACTTTTTTCATTCCAGGAAGATTTACCAGTAATAGCCGCCACCATACCTGCTGCACTTCCACCAATAATTAGAACATCTGTGTTTTTCATAAGGATTAAAATTTTTTAGAGAATCCATGATTTGATTTTATGTTCAAATGTACTTAAATAAATTTATCACTACTGATTGACTAAAATTTTAAAAGGGGCTACTCCCCTGAAGGGTTCGTCCCATGGTGTACGTTTGTAATTGTTACCGCAAACAAAAGGACAAGAGTAGAAATATAGAAATAAATTCTGTCGGATCTGACCGATAACTCTGACATTACGGCCGAGGAGGCTGCTATCCTTAACAAAAAGCGCTGGGGCATTGAGCTGAACTTTAAAGAAAGCAAGAGCATGCTGGGGCTGGGGAAATCCCAGTCCAGAGACTTCGCTTCCCAGATTGCCAGGATATCCATTACAGTGCTTCAATACAACATCCTCGGAACGGTTAAACGCTTCACAGCCTATGAAACACTTGGTGGACTTTTCCATCAAGCCACCGATGGGGTGGTGCAGCTCTCGGTCACCGAACGCATCCGGGGAGTCCTGCCGGAACTCGTCAGAATCATTGCTGAAGTTTTCCAGATCGACGATGAACGGGTGATGGATACGCTGATCCGCCATAGTGAAACCTTTCAAGATTTATTGAATCTTGACAGTCCTGAACTGAAAAAGGCCACTTAAAATCACCAGCGAAATTTATGTAAATACTTTTTCATAATTTTGCCTTCCCTAACCTATATTCCATATCAACTGTTTATGAACAACCGTCATTTCAAATGTCTGCAAGTGCTCAACATGCTATTGTCCGTTACCTTCTTGATGATCTTGCCGTTTTCCTGCACAGATGATGACGATACGGTTTTTCCCTCCACTCTGCCCAACCTGAGCGGATTGTCGTGGGTGGCCGATGACGTCTTCATTGGGGTACATGATTCGAAAAACAGTCCGGAAAAACAGGACTGGCCGCGGTTCAGCCTGATAAGATTACCCCAGTCGGAATTCGAGGGGGTCATTTGGGAACCGTTGTACCTATCTTTTCCGGGACCCGGAGGTGTTTCAAGTGATATGGAAAGTTCCTGCAGTATTCCCGGAGGAAAAGACTTTTTATTTGTGGAAAGCGGACAGGAAGGAACCAATTACCGTCGCATCTTTCATGGGATCTACAACAATGGTGAGCTGGAAATTAATGATTATATTGACTGGCCGGTAGATATTATAAATGTCGAAGCAACCGAAGTCAGCCAGGTGGGGCAGCAACTTGTTTTCTTCTTCGCCGAGCGGGCAGAAGATAGTGCCAGCACGAAAATACGCTGGGCGAAGTTTTCTTTGGATCCCATGAATTTATGGGACTTTGAAGAGATTCTCTACGAAGGAGTTGATCCGGTTGGACCCGGTACCCGGCCTGTTGTAGCCATGGATATCGACGCTGAAGGCTATATCTACATCGTATCAACTTATGATTCAGGAAACGATGATGGACCTTTCAGAAGCGTGATCTGGCAGATAGGCAAAGTGAATGATGACGGACAGGGAAACCCTGTTGTTGAACTGGGACTCAATAACAGGCTGGCTGACCTGGATGGGCTGAAAGTTGAAAGCATTGCGATCCGGGAAATGCCCGGCAGTGACAAAGAGATATTCTTCGGCACTGATGATGAGCACTTTGGAGGACTTATCCGGTTGTTACCGGATGTGAAGTGAGTGCATATCCTGACACATTGACCCTTCGTTACCAGTTGAATTGAACATCCTTCTCTGTCCGACTATCAAGCTGGGATTTTTTCGCCCATAGTCAGGTTCTCCGCCATCCAGCCTTGCGAGCCGATCTGAACAGCGGTGTAGGTCCGTCCTTTATAAGAAATCGAAGGAAAGCAGGGACAGAAGATACCCCCCACCTGCATGATGATATTGACCATTGAAGTCACATCCAGAACATGAATGGTGTTGTCAGCATTGAGATCCGCGGCTTCCGTGTTAAATGGATCCGGGCTGGATCCCATGATTTAATTGATCAGGGTAATGATATCCCTGGGCTTGGTCTACAGCAGACCTTCAATGACAGACTCAGTGGATGCTTTAATGCAGGAGCCAGTTGCCCAGTCGTTCTACTGCACTGGTTATCCTGGGACAATATTCCTTAACGAATGAGTCATTGCTATTTGCTTCATGAAGAAGTTGATCATATGCGCTCATTGCATCTCTGCCATTGAAATCCACATACGCTATCCTGGCGGAGAATTCGGCCGGATCGCGTCCAAAATCCGATCCTGGCAACATAGCCACTCCTGTTTCCTCAAGAATGCGATCGCAGAGTTCCTGACTGGTCTCAATACCCATTTTCAGTAGTTTTGCGCGGTAGAATTCAAAATCAGGGAAAAGATAGAAGGCACCCTGTGGTGAAGGATAGGTAATGTTCAATTCATTGAAACGAACCGTGATATATTTAAGGATCGTTTTCAGGATCTTCCTTGCTTGTAAAAGATATTCGTCCATAAATGGCCCCCCTTTGAAGGCGGTTACTGCTGCGTATTGTATCGGTGCGCTGGTGGAAGTATAGGTTTCACTCGCCACCATGGCCATGGCAGTGTGCAGCCATCTCAATCCTGATGGAAAGGAAAAGAAACCAAGCCTCCAGCCTCCCGCACCGCACCACTTGCTGAGCCCATTGCTGATGATCGTTCCTTCGGGGTAATACCTGGCCACCGACACATGCTGACCATTATGATGCAACAGACCATAGATCTCATCCGAGACCAGGATCACCCTGTATTTTCGGGCAACCTCCGCAAGTCTTTTCAATCGTTCAATGGGGTAGGTCACCCCGGTTGGATTGGAAGGATAATTCAGGATGGCGATCCTTGGTTTATCCGGATCTTTTTCGCAAATCTCCTCCAGCATGTCCGGGCTCATTCTCAGGTCATTGTCGTGGCGCGTGGGTACCCAATACACGTTTCTCCCAATGATCTTTGCCTGGGGTGCATACGACACCCAGCTTGGCGTCGGGATAATCAGATCACCATAATAGACCAGTTGCAGTATGAATATTAATTCCTTCGTTCCGGGGCCAATAAGGATATCTTCCATATGGTCGTCGACTTTGTGCATCCTGAAATTGAAGTCGGCTATGGCTTCCCTTAGCTGAGGCAGTCCCCTGACGGGAAGGTAGTCTTTCTGAAACGCATTTTGCCGAAGTGATTCCACCACTTCCTCCGGAACAGGAAACGGAGATTGCCCCAGACCGAGTCTGAATACCTCCTTTCCCTGTTTGATCAGCTGGCTGCTTTTTTCATTGATGGCCAAGGTAGCTGAAGGTTCCAGCCCTCTGACATTCAGGTTAAGATTGATGTGGTAAGGATGCATGCTGTGGTGTGACATTTTTCCTTAAGGATTTTGACAAAAGAAGATTAAAAATAATACCAGATTGATTTATAATCATTTATATCTTCCTTGTCCCCATACAGTCTTTTTAAATAATCATAGATGGATACATCGGTATAAATATAATCATCCACAAGCGTAACCTTTGATTCCCAGGGAAAGAACCGGTACATGCGCCGGCCGGAATCCAATATCATAATCAGCTCATGGTCCTGCCAGGCTCTCAGATGTGACTTGCCCAGTTTGGGGACATTGAAGACCGGTTCATCGGTTCGGATGACCCCTGGTAAAAACCGTGCTTCCTCCTTTCGTTCCTGTTCAAGCCTGGCGATCGGAACCCTGAAGTCCTCCGTTTCATCCTTTCCTTTCGTATTGAAAGTATAATAGGGATCTATGCCCGCACGTTTCAGCGTGAGCCGCAGCGAACAGGTTTCGTACCGGAGGCTGTTGAAGTAAGTGAAAACCTGCTGATTGTAGATACTTATTCCCGCCTCCCTGATTTTACGGATCGCCTGAATGGTATCGGATGTAATTTCAGTTGGGTGTTCCACATGGGTTATGATGCAGATCTCTCTGGATCCGGGTTTGTGGTATTTCTTTAAAATGTTCACCAGCGCTTGATTGATCCTGAATGGCAGGGTCACCAGTGTCCTGGTCCCGATCCGGATTCGTTCAATATGATTTATTGCTGACAGCTGATCCAACATCAGATCGATATTCTCATTGTTAAGGATAAAGGGATCGCCACCAGTTATTAACACTTCCGATATCTGTTCATTGTTTTTTATCCATTCAATCGCTTTTGCCACCTTGGCTTTGGTCATCCTGGATTCTTTAAGCGGTTTAAGCTCCCAGTTACGCTGGCAATAAACACAAATCTGTGGGCAAATGTCCACCGGTTTCAGAATGACAATCTGTGGGTATCTGCGCGTAATCCCCTCCACAGGACTGGTTGACCTCTCTCCCATAAAATCCATGTCCATATGAAACAGCTTGTTGTCCCGAACTTTTTGAGCATAGTGCATACTGGGCAGGACCTGTGCCCGGATAGCCCTGTCTTCCCGTGTTTTGCCATCTTCATTAAACAAGGACAGGTAATAGGGTGTTATTTGAAACGGGATCCCGTTTTGTTCAGCATACTGTAATCCCTGAAGTTCTTCTTTCTCAAGTTTTACCAGCTTTCTAAGTGTTTTGGTATCACTAATAATGTGCTTTAAATGCCAGGTATACTGTTCCCAATCCTCTTCAGAAGACTGGAAATGTTCAAGGATCTTTTTTTTCATTGACCTCATTCTCTGTTGCAACTCAGTATCAGTGCCGCTTTTGAATTTCTTTAAAGAAAAATGCATTTTTTCAGCATACTCATCCAGTTTTTCAGATCTTAACAAAGATGCCTGATGGTCATCCGCGGGAAGAATGAATTTGTCCACTGTAATTCCCGAATTTGCATTGATACCCCGGAACAAAAAGATGAATTCAGCAATAAATCCTTTGGAAATATTGGTGATGGAAGAATCATTTTTAGCAAGACGGAAGAGTTGTTCAAGTGCTGAAAAATTAGTTATTTCTTCATTTTCAGTTCGTATGATGTTTTTTAATACACGGATGCACTCCTTTGCATTGGCCTTATCAATAATATGAGTTTCTTTAAAAGGTTTATCCGAATAAATATTGAAATAGTGACGTTCCAGCTGGTTCAGATATTCGAACAGCTTTTCCCGCGCAACACGCGGATTATCCGACTGAACAAGCATCTTCCTGATGACCGGATCGGACTCCCAGAGTTGTTTGATGAGTTGTGATTTTGGTTTTGATATAAGTTCCATCATAATGAAGTAAAATTGGATTTTTATAAAATTAGTCATTTTTTCTGAAATGGCCAAGAACCATCCAATATTTCTTGTCATTATACTCAAGACCCACATTCACTAAATGACCAACGCAGAACAGTCAAGACCGGGCTGATCCATCACGTGCCGGCCCGGTTTCCCCAGGGATCACACGGGTATTTATCCTGACATTCTCCCGACAGAGAACCTGAAGGACTTGCTGAACACCCCGACTTCATCTGTTTTCAGGGAGACACCTGGAAGCTGCAAGTCTCCCGATAAAAGGCAAAGAATTATTCGGATGATGATGGTGAAGGCGAGAAATAGTACAGCGTTTATGATGTTCAATTCAGCCAATGCTTTTACTGTTCTGCTTTGTGCTCATGTTTATCCGGGTATTGGCCACGACAATCCGGACAAGACGAATGTGCTTGAATCAGGCGGAACAGTGACCTGGTGAACTTAATTTTCAAAAATGACGTTCACCGTACCGATCACATCCAGAACGTTGATGATCCCGTCGGCATTGACATCGGCGTTGGCGAAACAGAACGGATCGGGGATCTGGCCGAAGACCCAGTTGATCACGGTGATCACATCCAGTACATTGACGATTCCGTCGCAGTTGGCATCGCCCGGGATAACCATCACCGAGCCCGTCGGATCCTGTTTGTAATAGATCTCGTAGTTACCATCCCTGGTATCTTCCCAGACCACATGAACGGCTGTACCGGCCAGTGCAACGGAAGAGCGCCAGGAAGGCGCTGCATTATTGGTCAGCCTCAGATCGGGATCCCAGGTATTTCCGTTATTGGATGATTTCTTATAGTAAATTTCATTATTTCCATCCCGGTAGTCCACCCAGCTGATGTGCACATTTTGTCCGTCGGTGCATACAGAAGGCCTGTAGGAGGTATCGTCCGCGCTGGTAAGCCTGGTGTCCGCGCCCCAGTTCTGCCCACCGTCCGCTGAGTTTTTGCAGTAGATCTCCTCGTTTCCGTCGCGGTCGTCGTACCAGGTCACATGGACATTCGCACCGGATGCCGCAATGCAGGGATTCAGTGATTCGGCATCATCCCAGGTCAGCCGGGTATCTGCTCCCCAGGTGGCACCTGCATCCGGAGAATTCACGTAATGGATTTCATAGGTATCGGTCCCGGAGAATTCTTCTTCCCAGACAACGTGCACGGTCGTACCGGTAACAGCAATACAGGGATTATAGGAGGCAGTGACCGTGTTTGTCAGCCGTACATCCGCTCCCCAGCCCAGGCCTGCATCTGCTGAACGCTTATAATAGATCTCCGCGTTCAAATCCCGTGCATCCATCCACACCAGATGCAGCGTTGTGCCGCATACGGCCACCGAAGGGCTCACCGATTCATTGGCATCGATGGTCAGCCGGGTATCGGTTCCCCAGCTGGTCCCTCCGTCCACGGAACGTTTGTAGTAAATCTCCCAGTTGCCATCCCGCATATCGGACCAGACAATATGAACGGTTGAACCAGATACTGCAATGCAGGGATCCTCTGATGGAGCTGCGTTGAATGTCAGGCGGACATCTTCTCCCCAGGTAACCCCTCCGTTGAGGGATCTTTTGTAGAAGATTTCCCTGTTCCCGAAGCGGTTGTCCCGCCAGATCACGTGAATGGTATCGTTGCTGGCAGCCACACAACGTGCATTGTTCGGAGAAGCGATGGATTCGCCCGGATTGTTGGTCAGACGAACGTCAGGTTGAAACTGGGAATAAGAACAGAATGCTGAAAATGAGATGAATACAACAATGATTGCGCTTTTCATGGTACTGTGTAATTTTTAAATTGAATGAAATTGACAGGCCTGCCGGATACCTCCCAAAAATAAAATAACTAAAAGAAAAATACAAGGTCCTTTGCGGATTATTTGTACTGAGATGAAACAATACCAGGAATCCGTGAAGTGGCAAGGGATTATCAGTATCAGAAATGCGCCCAAAACCCGGGTACTGGCTCAGAAAAGAAGACCGGATATCCTGTGCCATTCACGTAACTATAAATGTTATTTTTTGTAGCTTTGCAGGGGAACGATGCCATCGCAGTTCTTTCAACGATTTTTTTCTCAGATTCCTGATCCTATGCTGATTTTAAAAACACCCATCCCTGTACTGCTGATATCCTGTATTTTCTGTATCCATCCAATGACGCTTAACGGACAAGGATTTTTTACCAAAAATCAAACGAAAAGCGAAAAAGTAGCAGAACGAACCTTTTTTGAATCCATGGATGCCTTTTTACCTCCGAACAGGGATGACGGAACCACGAATTACATCCGAAATATGGATCCCGCCACTTTTGAAGAATGGGTCACCTGGATCATGGATGAAGCCATGATTCCGGGTATTTCCTTATGTTTTTTGGAGAATGGTGAGAT from Bacteroidales bacterium harbors:
- a CDS encoding aminotransferase class I/II-fold pyridoxal phosphate-dependent enzyme translates to MSHHSMHPYHINLNLNVRGLEPSATLAINEKSSQLIKQGKEVFRLGLGQSPFPVPEEVVESLRQNAFQKDYLPVRGLPQLREAIADFNFRMHKVDDHMEDILIGPGTKELIFILQLVYYGDLIIPTPSWVSYAPQAKIIGRNVYWVPTRHDNDLRMSPDMLEEICEKDPDKPRIAILNYPSNPTGVTYPIERLKRLAEVARKYRVILVSDEIYGLLHHNGQHVSVARYYPEGTIISNGLSKWCGAGGWRLGFFSFPSGLRWLHTAMAMVASETYTSTSAPIQYAAVTAFKGGPFMDEYLLQARKILKTILKYITVRFNELNITYPSPQGAFYLFPDFEFYRAKLLKMGIETSQELCDRILEETGVAMLPGSDFGRDPAEFSARIAYVDFNGRDAMSAYDQLLHEANSNDSFVKEYCPRITSAVERLGNWLLH
- a CDS encoding transposase, with the translated sequence MTDNSDITAEEAAILNKKRWGIELNFKESKSMLGLGKSQSRDFASQIARISITVLQYNILGTVKRFTAYETLGGLFHQATDGVVQLSVTERIRGVLPELVRIIAEVFQIDDERVMDTLIRHSETFQDLLNLDSPELKKAT
- a CDS encoding DUF364 domain-containing protein, producing the protein MIHCWTDEDPLEYFMGEYGFDQEKIEKFVTGMKYSAVMLKNGDIGVCANLGVSVDVRGKNALVPDLNNRASRIIYNAYLNALLNSRVSGMENTDICEAIDFGNVEHVTMIGYFKPVIDRLTNEGIDLKVFDLIKSEAGVIPDEEKSRYLSTSEAIILTSTSVSNGTFLEIMRQISGDSHVYLLGPSSIMHPFFTVYGQLRMIFGTGFFNRDERVLHVIEQGGGTRDFQKFGVKKVLNLDT
- a CDS encoding exo-alpha-sialidase, coding for MKSAIIVVFISFSAFCSYSQFQPDVRLTNNPGESIASPNNARCVAASNDTIHVIWRDNRFGNREIFYKRSLNGGVTWGEDVRLTFNAAPSEDPCIAVSGSTVHIVWSDMRDGNWEIYYKRSVDGGTSWGTDTRLTIDANESVSPSVAVCGTTLHLVWMDARDLNAEIYYKRSADAGLGWGADVRLTNTVTASYNPCIAVTGTTVHVVWEEEFSGTDTYEIHYVNSPDAGATWGADTRLTWDDAESLNPCIAASGANVHVTWYDDRDGNEEIYCKNSADGGQNWGADTRLTSADDTSYRPSVCTDGQNVHISWVDYRDGNNEIYYKKSSNNGNTWDPDLRLTNNAAPSWRSSVALAGTAVHVVWEDTRDGNYEIYYKQDPTGSVMVIPGDANCDGIVNVLDVITVINWVFGQIPDPFCFANADVNADGIINVLDVIGTVNVIFEN
- a CDS encoding KamA family radical SAM protein, with translation MMELISKPKSQLIKQLWESDPVIRKMLVQSDNPRVAREKLFEYLNQLERHYFNIYSDKPFKETHIIDKANAKECIRVLKNIIRTENEEITNFSALEQLFRLAKNDSSITNISKGFIAEFIFLFRGINANSGITVDKFILPADDHQASLLRSEKLDEYAEKMHFSLKKFKSGTDTELQQRMRSMKKKILEHFQSSEEDWEQYTWHLKHIISDTKTLRKLVKLEKEELQGLQYAEQNGIPFQITPYYLSLFNEDGKTREDRAIRAQVLPSMHYAQKVRDNKLFHMDMDFMGERSTSPVEGITRRYPQIVILKPVDICPQICVYCQRNWELKPLKESRMTKAKVAKAIEWIKNNEQISEVLITGGDPFILNNENIDLMLDQLSAINHIERIRIGTRTLVTLPFRINQALVNILKKYHKPGSREICIITHVEHPTEITSDTIQAIRKIREAGISIYNQQVFTYFNSLRYETCSLRLTLKRAGIDPYYTFNTKGKDETEDFRVPIARLEQERKEEARFLPGVIRTDEPVFNVPKLGKSHLRAWQDHELIMILDSGRRMYRFFPWESKVTLVDDYIYTDVSIYDYLKRLYGDKEDINDYKSIWYYF
- a CDS encoding FAD-dependent oxidoreductase, whose translation is MKNTDVLIIGGSAAGMVAAITGKSSWNEKSFILVKKQKDVMVPCGIPYIFGTLDSSQLNIMPVDNMLAKSGIESIVDEVVSLDKNSKTAKISSGEEIRYDKLVIATGSLPLIPRWLKGTSLENFFVIPKDKTYLDRMKEKMASLKKVVVIGAGFIGVEFSDELNKSGHQVILVEKENTILAAAFDEEVAVKVREILENRGIKIITGNGISEIVGNSKVEKVKLENGEILEADAVILSVGYQPNTELAKQSGINVDESGFIAVDEYMRTHEKDIFAIGDCAQKRDFVTRKRVPTMLASTACAEARVAGMNLFGINIVKTFSGTISIYSTAIGDWGFGTAGITERHAKEEHISVVTGLFEGIDRHPGNLPDMHKQLVKLIVAKYSGVIVGGEVIGGLSAGELTNVIGLAIENRMSVNTLLTSQIGTHPCLTASPAAYPLIKAAEIVAEKMKCKE